Proteins from a genomic interval of Marmoricola sp. OAE513:
- the manA gene encoding mannose-6-phosphate isomerase, class I: protein MHRLRNGVKNYDWGSPDAIPQFLGDGGSTDPIAEVWIGTHPLSPSIVLEDDGSERLLSDLTGDLPYMVKLLAAARPLSLQVHPSKPLAEIGFAREEEAGVPLDAPHRVYKDANHKPEMVYALSTFDSLIGFRPSAEILRVLGPLDTELTQRLSDELRADPGFATIVKLIEHLLTADIDRAEVRRIVEACRGLSEVGLDIKRAYQTAVEIAEHYPEDIGVVIALMLNRMTLQPGEAAFLDTGVIHAHLSGLCVEVMANSDNVLRAGLTSKHIDTAGLVACLQGGMARVARVTPDFLDYDTEVFSPAGGNFALAVTQISAAAPEGVELVRGDGSVLMCTGGNVTITTDAGGKVDLRRGESVYLDADDRGATVHGLGEVAQAYVPSSRALRSRLVDVV, encoded by the coding sequence ATGCATCGGCTCCGCAACGGCGTGAAGAATTACGACTGGGGTTCGCCGGACGCGATCCCGCAGTTCCTCGGCGACGGTGGTTCGACCGACCCGATCGCAGAGGTCTGGATCGGCACGCACCCGCTGTCCCCGTCGATCGTCCTCGAGGACGACGGCAGCGAGCGTCTGTTGTCCGACCTCACCGGTGACCTGCCGTACATGGTGAAGCTGCTCGCGGCCGCACGCCCGTTGTCGCTCCAGGTGCACCCCTCCAAGCCGCTCGCGGAAATCGGTTTCGCGCGGGAGGAGGAGGCCGGTGTGCCGCTCGACGCCCCCCACCGCGTCTACAAGGACGCGAACCACAAGCCGGAGATGGTTTACGCGCTGAGCACGTTCGACTCACTGATCGGTTTCCGGCCGAGCGCCGAGATCCTGCGCGTTCTCGGTCCGCTGGACACCGAGCTGACCCAGCGGCTCTCCGACGAGCTGCGGGCCGACCCCGGGTTCGCGACGATCGTGAAGCTCATCGAGCACCTGCTCACCGCCGACATCGACCGCGCGGAGGTGCGGCGGATCGTCGAGGCCTGCCGCGGGTTGAGCGAGGTCGGGCTCGACATCAAGCGCGCGTACCAGACGGCGGTCGAGATCGCGGAGCACTACCCGGAGGACATCGGCGTGGTGATTGCGCTGATGCTCAACCGGATGACGCTGCAGCCCGGCGAGGCCGCGTTCCTGGACACCGGCGTGATCCACGCGCACCTGTCCGGCCTGTGCGTCGAGGTGATGGCGAACTCGGACAACGTCCTCCGGGCCGGCCTGACCAGCAAGCACATCGACACGGCCGGGCTGGTCGCCTGCCTGCAGGGCGGGATGGCCAGGGTCGCCCGGGTCACGCCCGACTTCCTCGACTACGACACCGAGGTGTTCTCGCCGGCGGGCGGGAACTTCGCGCTCGCCGTCACGCAGATCTCCGCCGCAGCGCCCGAGGGCGTCGAGCTGGTGCGCGGTGACGGCAGCGTGCTGATGTGCACCGGCGGAAACGTCACCATCACCACCGACGCCGGTGGCAAGGTCGACCTGCGTCGGGGCGAGTCGGTCTACCTCGACGCGGACGACCGCGGTGCGACGGTGCACGGCTTGGGCGAGGTCGCCCAGGCGTACGTGCCCTCCTCGCGTGCGCTGCGCTCGCGCCTGGTCGACGTGGTCTGA
- the cysD gene encoding sulfate adenylyltransferase subunit CysD, with translation MSQTHADYRLSQLDQLEAESIHIFREVAAEFEKPVLMFSGGKDSIVMMRLAEKAFYPAKIPFPVLQVDTGYDFPEVLATRDNWVNRLGVRLIVASVEEALAKGIVVDDGKTSRNRHQIGTLLNAIEEEGFTAAFGGGRRDEEKARAKERVYSHRDEFGQWDPKNQRPELWSLYNGRLHAGEHMRIFPISNWTELDVWHYIGREGIEIPSIYYSHQRRVFERDGMLLTESEFNPCKPGEEASERTVRFRTVGDLTLTGCVESTASTIDEIIDEVAIARVTERGATRGDDRFSEAAMEDRKKEGYF, from the coding sequence ATGTCCCAGACCCACGCCGACTACCGGCTGAGCCAGCTCGACCAGCTCGAGGCGGAGTCGATCCACATCTTCCGCGAGGTCGCGGCGGAGTTCGAGAAGCCCGTCCTGATGTTCTCGGGCGGCAAGGACTCCATCGTCATGATGCGCCTGGCGGAGAAGGCCTTCTACCCGGCGAAGATCCCGTTCCCGGTGCTGCAAGTCGACACCGGCTACGACTTCCCCGAGGTGCTCGCCACCCGGGACAACTGGGTCAACCGCCTCGGTGTCCGCCTCATCGTCGCGAGCGTCGAGGAGGCCCTGGCCAAGGGCATCGTCGTCGACGACGGCAAGACCTCGCGCAACCGCCACCAGATCGGCACCCTGCTCAACGCCATCGAGGAGGAGGGCTTCACCGCCGCCTTCGGTGGTGGCCGCCGCGACGAGGAGAAGGCCCGCGCCAAGGAGCGCGTCTACTCCCACCGCGACGAGTTCGGCCAGTGGGACCCGAAGAACCAGCGCCCCGAGCTGTGGAGCCTCTACAACGGCCGGCTGCACGCGGGCGAGCACATGCGGATCTTCCCGATCAGCAACTGGACCGAGCTCGACGTCTGGCACTACATCGGTCGCGAGGGCATCGAGATCCCCTCCATCTACTACTCCCACCAGCGCCGCGTCTTCGAGCGCGACGGGATGCTGCTCACCGAGAGCGAGTTCAACCCCTGCAAGCCGGGCGAGGAGGCCAGCGAGCGGACCGTCCGGTTCCGCACCGTCGGCGACCTGACGCTGACCGGCTGCGTGGAGAGCACCGCGTCGACCATCGACGAGATCATCGACGAGGTCGCGATCGCCCGGGTCACCGAGCGCGGCGCCACCCGCGGTGACGACCGGTTCTCCGAGGCAGCCATGGAAGACCGCAAGAAGGAAGGCTACTTCTGA
- a CDS encoding histidine phosphatase family protein, whose protein sequence is MRLLLLRHGQTHGNAIGALDTAYPGADLTDLGIQQAESAALALADRGITGIYTSALVRTGQTGAPLAEALGLEPVTLEGLREISAGDYEMATDEDSILGYVGTVADWIERRLDKQMSGAETGHEFLARYDDAVARIAADGHEVALLVSHGAAIRTWVSNRVTDSETHEMATQGFNNTACIELDGDPASGWSVVSWVADPIGGAYLEDETAPDPTGADLDEV, encoded by the coding sequence ATGCGTCTTCTGCTCCTGCGCCACGGCCAGACCCATGGCAACGCGATCGGCGCCCTGGACACGGCGTACCCGGGGGCGGACCTGACCGACCTCGGCATCCAGCAGGCCGAGAGCGCTGCGCTGGCACTCGCCGACCGTGGCATCACCGGCATCTACACCTCGGCACTGGTGCGTACCGGGCAGACCGGCGCCCCGCTCGCCGAGGCCCTCGGCCTGGAGCCGGTCACCCTCGAAGGGCTGCGCGAGATCTCCGCCGGCGACTACGAGATGGCCACCGACGAGGACTCGATCCTCGGGTACGTCGGCACCGTCGCCGACTGGATCGAGCGGCGCCTGGACAAGCAGATGTCCGGGGCCGAGACCGGTCACGAGTTCCTCGCCCGGTACGACGACGCGGTCGCCCGGATCGCGGCCGACGGGCACGAGGTCGCACTGCTGGTCAGCCACGGAGCGGCCATCCGGACGTGGGTGTCGAACCGCGTCACGGACTCCGAGACGCACGAGATGGCGACCCAGGGCTTCAACAACACCGCGTGCATCGAGCTCGACGGTGACCCGGCGTCCGGCTGGTCGGTCGTGTCGTGGGTGGCCGATCCGATCGGCGGCGCCTACCTCGAGGACGAGACCGCTCCGGACCCGACGGGCGCCGACCTCGACGAGGTCTGA
- a CDS encoding sulfite exporter TauE/SafE family protein encodes MHDLFTLDAASVLAVSFGVGIVVGLTGMGGGALMTPALIFLGINPATAVANDLVAASVNKSVGAAVHWRKGSPNLRLAGLLMLGSVPCAFAGGFIVKAVGDTEAKTEFLTAAIGYALLLAAGSYALRIYLQLRLVSSGNVVPSAEPHVRALPTVLVGAIGGLLVGITSVGSGSVIMVALLLLYPTMTALKLVGTDLVQAVPLVFAAAIGHVVNEGVEWAVLIPLVLGGSPGTYLGAQMSSWVSQSVIRRGIVIVLTLTGLKMLGVPPETIGFLGAGILLLGPLAWGFIRQRHGLPNFDNDATAWRLPETPEQPVHRNDNSGP; translated from the coding sequence GTGCACGACCTCTTCACGCTCGACGCCGCCTCCGTACTCGCCGTCAGCTTCGGCGTCGGCATCGTCGTCGGGCTCACGGGCATGGGCGGCGGTGCCCTGATGACACCCGCCCTGATTTTCCTGGGCATCAACCCGGCCACGGCGGTCGCCAACGACCTGGTGGCGGCGAGCGTCAACAAGTCCGTCGGTGCCGCGGTGCACTGGCGCAAGGGCTCACCGAACCTGCGGCTCGCGGGCCTGCTGATGCTCGGCTCGGTTCCGTGCGCCTTCGCCGGCGGGTTCATCGTCAAGGCGGTCGGCGACACCGAGGCGAAGACCGAGTTCCTCACCGCCGCCATCGGGTACGCACTCCTGCTCGCGGCCGGCTCCTACGCGTTGCGCATCTACCTGCAGCTGCGTCTGGTCAGCTCCGGCAACGTCGTGCCCAGCGCCGAGCCGCACGTCCGTGCTCTCCCGACGGTGCTCGTCGGTGCGATCGGCGGACTGCTGGTCGGCATCACCAGCGTCGGCTCCGGCTCGGTGATCATGGTCGCGTTGCTGCTCCTCTACCCGACGATGACGGCGCTCAAGCTGGTCGGCACCGACCTCGTCCAGGCCGTCCCGCTGGTATTTGCAGCAGCGATCGGTCACGTCGTCAACGAGGGTGTCGAGTGGGCGGTGCTGATCCCGTTGGTCCTCGGCGGCAGTCCGGGCACCTACCTCGGGGCGCAGATGTCGAGCTGGGTGTCGCAGTCGGTGATCCGGCGCGGCATCGTGATCGTGCTGACGCTGACCGGCCTGAAGATGCTCGGCGTCCCGCCGGAGACGATCGGCTTCCTCGGCGCCGGCATCCTGCTGCTCGGTCCGCTGGCCTGGGGCTTCATCCGGCAGCGCCACGGCCTACCGAACTTCGACAACGACGCGACCGCCTGGCGACTGCCCGAGACGCCCGAGCAGCCCGTTCACCGCAACGACAACTCCGGTCCGTAG
- the cysC gene encoding adenylyl-sulfate kinase produces the protein MTAQFCPSPRELDDLELLLNGGLAPLTTFDDAGPVRLSLPAELVGEDEVELVDPEGLPLARVSANGLTELARPAYGPFRRLHLSPAQTRETYPDALTVPVAGALTDDDLIAIGAARRGRPVVLLAFVGTGTPQDVSPVGLVRASLAAAELLGDAHVVAVPLAAHGDPAADHELGLRVSANYAAGEILAVAGTGEHPDAVAAVVDADQPKNPGVVVFFTGLSGSGKSTLAQALLDLVLEQGERTVTSLDGDVVRRNLSAGLSFSKADRETNIRRIGWVAAEIARHRGVAICSPIAPFDETRQQVRAMVESAGGEFVLVHVATPLEECERRDRKGLYAKARAGEIPEFTGISSPYEVPADAAVAVDTTGRTIEDALSDVLAVLPFEVVATG, from the coding sequence GTGACCGCCCAGTTCTGCCCGTCGCCCCGTGAGCTCGACGACCTCGAGCTCCTCCTCAACGGCGGCCTGGCGCCGCTCACCACGTTCGACGACGCGGGTCCGGTCCGCCTGTCCCTGCCGGCCGAGCTGGTCGGCGAGGACGAGGTCGAGCTCGTCGACCCCGAGGGGCTGCCGCTGGCTCGAGTGAGCGCGAACGGCCTGACGGAGCTGGCACGGCCGGCGTACGGGCCGTTCCGCCGGCTGCACCTCTCCCCGGCGCAGACCCGGGAGACCTACCCGGACGCGCTCACCGTCCCGGTAGCGGGCGCGCTCACCGACGACGACCTGATCGCGATCGGCGCGGCCCGGAGGGGTCGCCCGGTCGTGCTGCTCGCGTTCGTCGGCACCGGGACCCCGCAGGACGTCAGCCCGGTGGGCCTGGTGCGGGCGTCGCTCGCCGCGGCCGAGCTGCTCGGCGATGCGCACGTCGTCGCCGTCCCGCTGGCCGCTCACGGAGACCCGGCCGCTGACCACGAGCTCGGCCTCCGGGTGAGCGCGAACTACGCGGCCGGCGAGATCCTCGCGGTCGCCGGGACCGGCGAGCACCCCGACGCCGTCGCCGCCGTCGTCGATGCCGACCAGCCGAAGAATCCCGGCGTCGTCGTGTTCTTCACCGGCCTGTCCGGGAGCGGCAAGTCGACGCTGGCACAGGCGTTGCTGGACCTCGTGCTGGAGCAGGGCGAGCGCACCGTGACCAGCCTCGACGGCGACGTCGTACGCCGGAACCTGTCAGCCGGACTGTCCTTCTCCAAGGCCGACCGGGAGACCAACATCCGGCGCATCGGCTGGGTGGCCGCCGAGATCGCCCGACACCGCGGCGTCGCCATCTGCTCCCCGATCGCGCCGTTCGACGAGACCCGGCAGCAGGTGCGCGCGATGGTGGAGTCCGCGGGTGGCGAGTTCGTCCTGGTGCATGTGGCGACACCCCTGGAGGAGTGCGAGCGCCGCGACCGCAAGGGCCTGTACGCCAAGGCCCGGGCAGGCGAGATCCCCGAGTTCACCGGCATCTCCAGCCCCTACGAAGTCCCCGCCGACGCCGCCGTCGCGGTGGACACCACCGGACGCACCATCGAGGATGCCCTGAGCGACGTCCTCGCCGTTCTCCCGTTCGAGGTAGTCGCCACCGGCTGA
- a CDS encoding asparaginase, translating to MLPVIAEVVRSGFVEGHHHGSVVALGTDGSAAYARGDVDSPVLPRSCNKPLQAVGMVRAGLALDDELLALAAASHSGEPFHVEAVERILASVGLGASALRNPVGWPLLDGIKDDLLRAGGEASVLTMNCSGKHAAMLATCVVNDWPLETYLDPQHPLQRALAGTFADLTGEPVAHTAVDGCGAPLLATSLTGLARAFGRLATSEEPALAKVARAMRRFPAYVSGTTRDELALVTAIPGAIAKAGAESCYVVALTDGRAFALKADDGGIRARPVVMAALLDQLGVSTEAGVDTEAVRRTGAAPLLGGDRVVGEVRAVL from the coding sequence ATGCTTCCGGTGATCGCTGAGGTCGTCCGCTCCGGCTTCGTCGAGGGCCACCACCACGGCTCGGTGGTCGCCCTCGGGACCGACGGCAGCGCGGCGTACGCGCGAGGCGACGTGGACTCCCCGGTGCTGCCACGGTCCTGCAACAAGCCCCTGCAGGCGGTCGGCATGGTCCGCGCCGGACTCGCCCTGGACGACGAGCTGCTCGCGCTTGCGGCGGCTTCGCACTCCGGAGAGCCGTTCCACGTCGAGGCCGTCGAGCGCATCCTCGCCTCGGTCGGACTCGGGGCGTCGGCCCTGCGCAACCCGGTGGGATGGCCGCTGCTCGACGGCATCAAGGACGACCTGCTCCGCGCAGGCGGCGAGGCGTCGGTGCTCACGATGAACTGCTCGGGCAAGCACGCCGCGATGCTGGCGACCTGCGTCGTCAACGACTGGCCGCTCGAGACCTACCTGGACCCTCAGCACCCGTTGCAGCGCGCGCTCGCGGGCACGTTCGCCGACCTCACCGGCGAACCCGTCGCGCACACCGCTGTCGACGGGTGCGGCGCTCCCCTGCTGGCGACCTCGCTGACCGGTCTGGCGCGCGCGTTCGGCCGCCTGGCCACCAGCGAGGAACCCGCGCTGGCGAAGGTCGCCAGGGCGATGCGGCGCTTCCCGGCGTACGTGTCCGGGACGACCCGGGACGAGCTCGCCCTGGTCACCGCGATCCCCGGCGCGATCGCCAAGGCCGGCGCCGAGTCCTGCTACGTGGTCGCGCTCACCGACGGGCGCGCCTTCGCCCTGAAGGCCGACGACGGAGGCATCCGGGCGCGGCCGGTCGTGATGGCGGCGCTGCTGGATCAGCTCGGGGTCAGCACCGAGGCCGGCGTCGACACCGAGGCCGTACGGCGCACCGGGGCAGCGCCGCTGCTGGGTGGCGACCGGGTCGTCGGCGAGGTCCGCGCGGTCCTTTGA
- a CDS encoding helix-turn-helix transcriptional regulator — translation MAKKLNVGLTVETLGGYLREQRDAAGMSLRQLAEQAGVSNPYLSQIERGLRKPSAEVLQQLAKALRISAEQVYVQAGILKPDDDQVRSVELAVLADPVLNARQKQALLAVYQSFRAEAAGAEPEEHGSNDAPTPDPENTPQPVTTPPVNPTEGS, via the coding sequence ATGGCCAAGAAGCTCAACGTCGGTCTGACCGTCGAGACCCTGGGTGGGTACCTGCGCGAGCAGCGTGACGCCGCCGGGATGTCGCTGCGTCAGCTGGCTGAGCAGGCGGGTGTCTCCAACCCGTACTTGAGCCAGATCGAACGCGGGCTCCGCAAGCCGTCCGCGGAGGTGCTGCAGCAGCTCGCCAAGGCCCTCCGAATCTCTGCCGAGCAGGTCTACGTCCAAGCCGGGATCCTCAAGCCCGACGACGACCAGGTCCGGTCGGTGGAGCTGGCAGTACTCGCTGATCCCGTGCTCAACGCCCGGCAGAAGCAGGCCCTCCTCGCGGTGTACCAGTCCTTCCGGGCTGAGGCCGCTGGTGCTGAGCCGGAGGAGCACGGGAGCAACGACGCTCCCACCCCCGACCCCGAGAACACCCCCCAGCCGGTGACAACCCCGCCGGTGAACCCAACCGAAGGAAGCTGA